A stretch of the Candidatus Binataceae bacterium genome encodes the following:
- a CDS encoding quinone-dependent dihydroorotate dehydrogenase, whose translation MDLNFDACYRAILRPLLFQLDAELAHRLTLAVLSRVPALTPPVDPPALRTELFGRVFSNPIGLAGGLDKDGRAIHAWNALGFGFAEIGTVTPKPQPGNSRPRIWRLPKHRAMVNRLGFPSDGMEMVAARLERLNGRALPLRLALNLGPNKETPAERVAEDYAQLMRRLGPLADFIVVNLSSPNTPGLRDFQAPERMRSVVEAIHRAAAGSAQPPLLIKLAPDLEPAMLADICAVALELQLDGIVATNTTLQRDAVGVSSTLMGGLSGEPLKILARAAIARLYRQLGGRIPILGVGGVTTADDAYGHIRAGASLIELYTAMVYRGPGVVRQIKSGLIRLLARDGFRFISEAVGAAPQA comes from the coding sequence ATGGACCTGAATTTCGACGCCTGCTATCGCGCGATTCTGCGCCCGCTGCTCTTTCAGCTCGACGCCGAGCTGGCCCATCGCCTGACGCTGGCGGTGCTCTCTCGAGTACCGGCGCTGACCCCGCCTGTGGATCCGCCGGCCCTGCGCACCGAACTCTTCGGGCGCGTCTTTTCGAATCCGATCGGTCTGGCTGGCGGCCTCGACAAGGACGGGCGCGCAATCCATGCCTGGAATGCGCTGGGCTTCGGCTTCGCCGAAATCGGCACGGTCACGCCGAAGCCGCAACCGGGCAATTCTCGGCCGCGTATCTGGCGGCTGCCGAAACATCGCGCGATGGTGAATCGGCTGGGCTTTCCAAGCGACGGGATGGAGATGGTGGCCGCGCGCCTCGAGCGTCTCAATGGACGCGCATTGCCGCTTCGGCTAGCGCTCAATCTCGGGCCCAACAAGGAGACACCGGCCGAGCGCGTCGCCGAGGATTACGCCCAACTGATGCGCCGACTCGGTCCGCTGGCGGACTTCATCGTCGTCAATCTATCTTCGCCGAATACCCCCGGCCTGCGCGACTTTCAGGCGCCCGAGCGGATGCGCTCGGTGGTCGAGGCGATCCATAGGGCCGCAGCAGGAAGCGCGCAGCCGCCTTTGCTGATCAAGCTGGCGCCGGACCTCGAGCCCGCGATGCTCGCCGATATCTGTGCCGTCGCGCTCGAACTCCAACTCGACGGCATCGTGGCGACCAACACGACTTTGCAGCGGGACGCGGTGGGCGTTAGTTCGACTCTGATGGGTGGTCTGAGCGGCGAGCCGCTGAAAATTCTCGCGCGAGCAGCCATCGCTCGTCTCTACCGACAGCTCGGCGGTCGCATCCCCATCCTCGGCGTCGGCGGCGTCACCACGGCCGATGACGCCTATGGCCACATCCGTGCCGGCGCGAGCCTGATCGAGCTCTACACCGCGATGGTCTATCGCGGTCCCGGCGTCGTGCGCCAGATCAAATCCGGACTGATCCGCTTGCTCGCCCGCGACGGCTTCCGCTTTATTAGCGAAGCAGTCGGCGCCGCGCCCCAAGCCTGA